The Sphingomonas sp. genome contains a region encoding:
- a CDS encoding XapX domain-containing protein, with product MKPYLISLAAGLLVGIVYSLLGVKSPAPPTIALIGLLGILVGEQVVPVAKRLFAGHDVVAYLRTDSAEQILGVSAKKPDDQA from the coding sequence ATGAAGCCCTATCTGATCTCGCTTGCCGCCGGTCTGCTGGTCGGCATCGTCTACAGCCTCCTCGGCGTGAAATCCCCGGCGCCGCCCACGATCGCGCTGATCGGCCTGCTCGGCATCCTTGTCGGCGAGCAGGTAGTGCCGGTGGCGAAGCGGCTGTTCGCCGGCCACGACGTCGTTGCGTACCTCCGCACCGACTCCGCCGAGCAGATCCTCGGCGTGTCGGCCAAGAAGCCCGACGACCAGGCATGA
- a CDS encoding amidohydrolase, whose translation MADLILVNAQVTTLDRENPVAEAIAIRDGKFLAVGSEAEVRAAAAPGAQVIDAHRRRVIPGLIDSHMHIIRGGLNYNMELRWDGVPSLADAMAMLKRQVDNTPAPQWVRVVGGFTEHQFAEKRLPTIDELNAVAPDTPVFILHLYDRALLNAAALRVVGYTKDTPNPPGGEIVRDAAGNPTGLLLAQPNATILYSTLAKGPKLPEEYQLNSTRHFMREVNGLGVTGVIDAGGGFQNYPDDYAIIEKLHADGQLTVRISYNLFTQKPKEELADFAGWVKQVTPGQGDDSYRHNGAGEMLVYSAADFEDFRVARPDMPPNMEGDLEPVIRLLAEHRWPWRLHATYDETIGRALDVYEKVHRDIPLTGINWFFDHAETISDRNIDRIAALGGGIAVQHRMAYQGEYFVERYGAKAAERTPPIAKMLAAGLPVGAGTDATRVASYNPWMSLSWLVTGRTVGGLKLYPGANRVSREKALAMWTHENTWFSNEVGKKGQIKAGQLADLAVLSADYFSVPEDQIVHIRSVLTLLGGQVVHGDGDYAPLAPALPRPMPDWSPVATFGGYHQSPETRTQLASACACHSNCSVHGHDHAAALGAQVPAADVQSFWGALGCGCWAV comes from the coding sequence ATGGCCGATCTGATCCTCGTCAACGCCCAGGTGACGACGCTCGACCGGGAGAACCCGGTGGCCGAGGCGATCGCGATCCGCGACGGCAAGTTTCTCGCGGTCGGCAGCGAAGCCGAGGTCCGCGCCGCCGCGGCGCCGGGCGCGCAGGTGATCGACGCGCATCGCCGCCGGGTGATCCCGGGGCTGATCGACAGCCACATGCACATCATCCGCGGCGGCCTGAACTATAATATGGAGCTGCGCTGGGACGGCGTGCCGAGCCTGGCCGACGCAATGGCGATGCTCAAGCGCCAGGTCGACAACACGCCCGCGCCGCAATGGGTGCGCGTGGTCGGTGGCTTCACCGAGCACCAGTTTGCCGAAAAGCGCCTGCCGACGATCGACGAGCTCAACGCGGTCGCCCCCGACACGCCCGTTTTCATTCTCCACCTCTATGATCGCGCGCTGCTCAATGCCGCGGCGCTGCGGGTGGTGGGCTATACCAAGGACACGCCGAACCCGCCGGGCGGCGAGATCGTCCGCGATGCCGCGGGCAATCCCACCGGCCTGCTGCTCGCGCAGCCCAACGCGACGATTCTCTATTCGACGCTTGCCAAGGGCCCCAAGCTGCCGGAGGAGTATCAGCTGAATTCCACCCGGCACTTCATGCGCGAAGTGAACGGCCTGGGCGTCACCGGCGTGATCGACGCGGGCGGCGGCTTCCAGAACTATCCCGATGATTACGCGATCATCGAGAAGCTCCACGCCGACGGCCAGCTGACCGTGCGGATCAGCTACAATCTGTTCACCCAGAAGCCCAAGGAAGAGCTGGCCGATTTCGCCGGCTGGGTGAAGCAGGTGACGCCGGGGCAGGGCGACGACAGCTATCGCCACAATGGCGCGGGCGAGATGCTCGTCTATTCGGCCGCCGACTTCGAGGATTTCCGCGTCGCCCGGCCGGACATGCCGCCGAACATGGAAGGCGATCTCGAGCCGGTGATCCGCCTGCTGGCCGAGCATCGCTGGCCGTGGCGTCTCCACGCGACCTATGACGAGACGATCGGCCGCGCGCTCGACGTCTACGAGAAGGTCCACCGCGACATCCCGCTGACCGGCATAAATTGGTTCTTTGACCATGCCGAGACGATCAGCGACCGCAACATCGATCGCATTGCGGCGCTGGGCGGCGGCATCGCCGTGCAGCACCGCATGGCCTATCAGGGCGAGTATTTCGTCGAGCGCTACGGCGCCAAGGCTGCCGAGCGCACCCCGCCGATCGCCAAGATGCTCGCCGCCGGCCTGCCGGTGGGTGCGGGTACAGATGCGACCCGGGTGGCGAGCTATAACCCGTGGATGTCGCTCAGCTGGCTGGTGACCGGCCGCACGGTGGGCGGGCTCAAGCTCTATCCGGGCGCCAACCGCGTCAGCCGCGAAAAGGCGCTGGCGATGTGGACGCACGAGAACACCTGGTTCTCGAACGAGGTGGGCAAGAAGGGCCAGATCAAGGCGGGCCAGCTCGCCGATCTGGCGGTGCTCTCCGCCGACTATTTCTCGGTGCCCGAGGACCAGATCGTCCATATCCGCTCGGTGCTGACGCTGCTCGGCGGGCAGGTGGTGCATGGCGACGGCGACTATGCCCCGCTTGCGCCTGCGCTGCCGCGGCCGATGCCCGACTGGTCGCCGGTCGCCACCTTCGGCGGCTATCATCAGTCGCCCGAGACCCGCACCCAGCTTGCCTCGGCCTGCGCCTGCCACAGCAACTGCTCGGTCCATGGCCATGACCATGCCGCCGCACTCGGTGCGCAGGTGCCCGCCGCCGATGTCCAGAGCTTCTGGGGCGCGCTCGGCTGCGGCTGCTGGGCGGTGTGA
- a CDS encoding glyoxalase yields MRLFLLASALLVATPAPAQQTADYSVGPQYDTTHVYVPEDQFDSFVTSFQATFGGTTSKQGVFQVTPTTSLTKSQLVLTPAGTVSVFGFKTPIPFPFGDERTGYLVTDIDAAVKAAVQHGAVRRLVTFPDPIGRDSLIQWPGGVNMQIYWHTTKPSYTPLETVPENRIYLTEDVADRFVKSWVGYAKGKVTADDRGAPGAEVGEPGKTIRRISITSGYGKMVVFVTDGVLPWPYGRDMTGYAVPDLDATLAKAKAAGVETLVQPTAAAGGRAAIVRFPGGYIAEIHSPATK; encoded by the coding sequence ATGCGCCTCTTCCTCCTCGCCTCCGCCCTCCTCGTCGCCACGCCGGCGCCCGCCCAGCAGACCGCCGATTATTCGGTCGGCCCCCAGTACGACACCACCCATGTCTATGTGCCGGAAGACCAGTTCGACAGCTTCGTCACCAGCTTCCAGGCGACCTTCGGGGGCACGACCAGCAAGCAGGGCGTGTTCCAGGTCACGCCCACCACCAGCCTCACCAAGTCGCAGCTGGTGCTCACGCCCGCCGGCACCGTCTCGGTATTCGGGTTCAAGACGCCGATCCCGTTCCCCTTCGGCGACGAGCGCACCGGCTATCTGGTGACCGACATCGACGCCGCGGTGAAGGCCGCGGTGCAGCACGGCGCCGTCCGCCGGCTGGTGACCTTCCCCGATCCGATCGGCCGCGATTCGCTGATCCAGTGGCCGGGCGGGGTGAACATGCAGATCTACTGGCACACCACCAAGCCGAGCTACACGCCGCTGGAAACGGTGCCCGAGAACCGTATCTACCTCACCGAGGACGTCGCCGATCGCTTCGTGAAGAGCTGGGTCGGCTATGCGAAGGGCAAGGTCACCGCCGATGACCGCGGCGCGCCCGGCGCCGAGGTGGGCGAGCCCGGCAAGACGATCCGCCGGATCTCGATCACCAGCGGCTATGGCAAGATGGTGGTGTTCGTCACCGATGGCGTGCTGCCCTGGCCCTATGGCCGCGACATGACCGGCTATGCCGTGCCCGATCTCGACGCGACGCTCGCCAAGGCCAAGGCCGCTGGTGTCGAGACGCTGGTGCAGCCCACTGCCGCAGCCGGCGGCCGCGCGGCAATCGTGCGCTTCCCCGGCGGCTATATCGCCGAGATCCACAGCCCCGCGACCAAGTGA
- a CDS encoding DoxX family protein, giving the protein MATPDPRFVDAILDWRPTWFLARLLLVGAYLLGGLVKLTDWQGAVAEQAHFGMHPPALWAALTIAVELVGPVLILTGRWIWLGAGMLGVFTLLAAFTANAFWTMPPGPERFGATNAFFEHLGLIGGFVLAALVAEQAKRRG; this is encoded by the coding sequence ATGGCGACACCCGACCCGCGCTTCGTCGACGCCATTCTCGACTGGCGGCCGACCTGGTTTCTCGCCCGACTGCTGCTCGTCGGCGCCTATCTACTCGGCGGACTGGTGAAGCTCACCGACTGGCAGGGCGCGGTGGCGGAGCAGGCGCATTTCGGCATGCACCCGCCCGCGCTCTGGGCGGCGCTGACCATTGCGGTGGAGCTGGTCGGGCCGGTGCTGATCCTCACCGGGCGCTGGATCTGGCTGGGGGCGGGGATGCTGGGGGTGTTCACCCTGCTCGCCGCCTTCACCGCCAATGCTTTCTGGACGATGCCGCCAGGCCCGGAGCGGTTCGGCGCGACCAACGCCTTCTTCGAGCATCTCGGCCTGATCGGCGGCTTCGTCCTGGCGGCGCTGGTCGCGGAGCAGGCGAAGCGACGTGGCTAG
- a CDS encoding alginate export family protein produces MAARGQVSPIHEPWQAPTLSITRYDEDWSDLADAEKRAHHWTGPFKYIPLGGDAWLSTGIEVRLRSESFANNALGNAASPDDAYLWTRALPYADLHIGRVRAFAQPILAYAAGVHPAASPVDQTRTDLLQGFAELDLGAVTMRGGRQMLSLGTERLIGTRYGPNVPLAFDGVRGIVAVGQARISLLAVAPVAPRLGTFDDRTSPTKKLWGAYAVLPGLDLYYLGYRNRTATFGDRTGRELRHSFGARVYGARDNWHWNVEGVAQFGRFADGPIAAWTLGTELGRKLPYLPFAPDAVLRFNVISGDGHGGDRRLGTFNALFPKGKYFGELSPVGPYNLVNLNPRIAGTMGGGVSASIAGIAYWRYATADGVYDIPGNLLRAPGTSRARFIGKQIEGAIAWQATAELELSASLSFFQAGRFLRETGAPRPIRMIGLESNFRF; encoded by the coding sequence GTGGCGGCGCGGGGACAAGTCTCCCCCATCCACGAACCCTGGCAGGCGCCGACGCTCAGCATCACCCGCTATGACGAGGACTGGTCCGATCTTGCCGACGCCGAGAAGCGCGCGCACCACTGGACGGGCCCGTTCAAATACATCCCTCTTGGCGGCGATGCATGGCTCTCCACCGGCATCGAAGTCCGGTTGCGGAGCGAATCCTTCGCCAACAACGCCCTGGGCAACGCGGCCTCGCCCGACGACGCCTATCTCTGGACCCGCGCGCTGCCCTATGCCGATCTCCATATCGGCCGCGTCCGCGCCTTCGCCCAGCCGATCCTCGCCTATGCCGCGGGCGTCCACCCGGCCGCGAGCCCGGTCGACCAGACCCGCACCGACCTGCTCCAGGGCTTTGCCGAGCTCGATCTCGGCGCGGTCACCATGCGCGGGGGGCGCCAGATGCTGTCGCTGGGCACCGAGCGGCTGATCGGCACCCGCTACGGCCCCAATGTGCCGCTGGCGTTCGACGGCGTGCGCGGGATCGTGGCGGTGGGCCAGGCCAGGATCAGCCTGCTCGCCGTAGCACCGGTGGCACCCCGGCTCGGCACCTTCGACGATCGCACCTCGCCGACCAAGAAGCTCTGGGGCGCCTATGCGGTGCTGCCGGGGCTCGACCTCTATTATCTCGGCTATCGTAACCGCACCGCGACGTTCGGTGACCGCACCGGCCGCGAGCTGCGCCACAGCTTTGGCGCCCGCGTCTATGGCGCGCGCGACAACTGGCACTGGAATGTCGAGGGCGTCGCCCAGTTCGGCCGCTTCGCCGACGGGCCGATCGCTGCCTGGACGCTGGGCACCGAGCTCGGCCGCAAGCTGCCCTATCTGCCCTTTGCGCCGGACGCGGTGCTGCGGTTCAACGTCATCAGCGGCGACGGCCACGGCGGGGATCGCCGGCTCGGCACGTTCAACGCGCTGTTCCCCAAGGGCAAATATTTCGGCGAGCTGTCGCCGGTGGGGCCCTACAACCTGGTCAACCTCAACCCGCGCATCGCCGGAACGATGGGTGGCGGCGTCTCCGCCAGCATCGCCGGCATCGCCTATTGGCGCTACGCCACCGCAGACGGCGTGTACGACATCCCCGGCAACCTGCTCCGCGCGCCGGGCACCAGCCGTGCGCGCTTCATCGGCAAGCAGATCGAAGGCGCGATCGCCTGGCAGGCGACCGCCGAACTCGAGCTTTCCGCCTCGCTTTCCTTTTTCCAGGCCGGGCGCTTTCTGCGCGAGACCGGTGCGCCCCGCCCGATCCGGATGATCGGCCTGGAAAGCAACTTCCGATTCTGA
- a CDS encoding YoaK family protein gives MADPKTAASPLPPLLLLLSVTTGLVDAVSVLGLGKVFTANMTGNIVFLGFAAAGTPGFAIAPYIVALASFLVGALVAGKLGTHLAGQPLRRWLVLAAVTEAVMFGMAAGVDVWARAMGILPETCVFAIIALTAIAMGFRNATIRQLKVPDLTTTVLTLTLTGIAADSHLAGGRNPNIGRRLAAVVAILLGAFLGAVLVNRYGLAIPLLVAGLTVLVGTLACVRHPIAAEPLRP, from the coding sequence ATGGCCGACCCCAAGACCGCCGCTTCCCCGCTTCCGCCGCTGCTCCTGCTCCTCTCGGTCACCACGGGCCTCGTCGACGCGGTGAGCGTGCTCGGCCTCGGCAAGGTGTTCACTGCAAACATGACCGGCAATATCGTCTTCCTCGGCTTCGCCGCCGCGGGCACCCCGGGCTTCGCCATCGCGCCCTATATCGTGGCGCTGGCATCCTTCCTGGTCGGTGCGCTGGTCGCGGGCAAGCTTGGGACGCACCTCGCGGGACAGCCGCTGCGGCGCTGGCTGGTGCTGGCGGCGGTGACCGAAGCAGTGATGTTCGGCATGGCCGCTGGTGTCGATGTCTGGGCGCGCGCGATGGGCATATTGCCCGAGACCTGCGTGTTCGCGATCATCGCCCTGACCGCGATCGCAATGGGCTTCCGCAACGCCACCATCCGCCAGCTCAAGGTGCCGGACCTTACCACCACCGTGCTCACGCTGACGCTCACCGGCATCGCTGCCGATTCGCACCTTGCGGGCGGCCGCAACCCCAATATCGGCCGGCGGCTTGCAGCCGTGGTCGCGATCCTGCTCGGCGCCTTCCTGGGGGCCGTGCTGGTCAACCGCTACGGCCTGGCGATCCCGCTGCTGGTGGCAGGACTTACCGTGCTGGTCGGCACGCTGGCCTGCGTCCGCCACCCGATCGCTGCCGAGCCGCTGCGCCCATGA
- the guaA gene encoding glutamine-hydrolyzing GMP synthase: protein MTLQHTDSILIVDFGSQVTQLIARRVREAGVYSEIAPFTTAAEAFARMQPKGVILSGSPASVLDDGSPRVPQVIFDSGLPVLGICYGEQVMMHQLGGQVVQGDSGEFGRAFIEIADGCALFEGLWQTGETHQVWMSHGDKVAALAPGFRPVAASPGAPYAVIANDERRYYAMQFHPEVVHTPDGAKLLANFVRHVCGLSGDWTMAEFRAAKIAEIRAQVGDGKVICGLSGGVDSAVAAVLIHEAIGDQLTCVFVDHGLMRAGEADQVVTMFREHYHIPLVHVDAEELFLGGLAGVTDPEAKRKFIGKTFIDVFEAEAKKIGGANFLAQGTLYPDVIESVSFTGGPSVTIKSHHNVGGLPARMNMQLVEPLRELFKDEVRALGRELGLPDVFVGRHPFPGPGLAIRIPGEVTKERCDILRKADAIYLEEIRNAGLYDTIWQAFAVLTPVRSVGVMGDGRTYDSVLALRAVTSIDGMTAEAFEFPGGFLPRVATRIVNEVRGVNRVTYDYTSKPPGTIEWE, encoded by the coding sequence ATGACGCTCCAGCACACCGACTCCATCCTGATCGTCGATTTCGGCAGCCAGGTGACCCAGCTGATCGCACGCCGCGTTCGCGAAGCCGGGGTCTATTCCGAGATCGCGCCCTTCACCACCGCCGCCGAGGCCTTTGCCCGGATGCAGCCCAAGGGCGTGATCCTCTCGGGCTCGCCCGCCTCGGTGCTGGACGACGGCAGCCCGCGCGTGCCGCAGGTGATCTTCGACAGCGGTCTGCCGGTGCTCGGCATCTGCTATGGCGAGCAGGTGATGATGCACCAGCTCGGTGGCCAGGTGGTACAGGGCGACAGCGGCGAGTTCGGTCGCGCCTTCATCGAGATCGCCGATGGCTGCGCGCTGTTCGAGGGGCTGTGGCAGACCGGCGAGACGCACCAGGTGTGGATGAGCCATGGCGACAAGGTGGCGGCACTTGCCCCCGGCTTCCGCCCGGTCGCGGCCAGCCCTGGCGCCCCCTATGCGGTGATCGCCAATGACGAGCGCCGCTATTATGCGATGCAGTTCCATCCGGAAGTGGTCCACACGCCGGACGGCGCCAAGCTGCTGGCGAACTTCGTACGCCATGTCTGCGGCCTGTCGGGCGACTGGACCATGGCCGAGTTCCGCGCCGCCAAGATCGCCGAGATCCGCGCGCAGGTGGGCGACGGCAAGGTGATCTGCGGCCTGTCCGGCGGCGTCGATTCCGCCGTGGCAGCGGTGCTGATCCACGAGGCGATCGGCGACCAGCTGACCTGCGTGTTCGTCGACCATGGCCTGATGCGGGCAGGGGAGGCCGATCAGGTCGTCACCATGTTCCGCGAACATTACCACATCCCGCTCGTCCATGTGGACGCGGAAGAGCTGTTCCTCGGGGGTCTGGCCGGCGTCACCGACCCCGAGGCGAAGCGCAAGTTCATCGGCAAGACCTTCATCGACGTGTTCGAGGCCGAGGCGAAGAAGATCGGCGGCGCCAATTTCCTGGCGCAGGGCACGCTCTACCCCGACGTGATCGAGAGCGTGAGCTTCACCGGCGGCCCGTCGGTGACGATCAAGAGCCACCACAATGTCGGCGGCCTGCCCGCACGCATGAACATGCAGCTGGTCGAGCCGCTGCGCGAGCTGTTCAAGGACGAAGTCCGCGCGCTCGGCCGCGAGCTGGGCCTGCCCGACGTGTTCGTCGGCCGTCACCCGTTCCCCGGGCCGGGCCTCGCGATCCGCATTCCGGGCGAAGTCACCAAGGAACGCTGCGACATCCTGCGCAAGGCGGACGCGATCTACCTCGAGGAGATCCGTAACGCCGGGCTCTACGACACGATCTGGCAAGCCTTCGCGGTGCTTACCCCGGTGCGCAGCGTCGGCGTGATGGGCGACGGGCGGACCTATGACAGCGTGCTGGCGCTGCGCGCGGTCACCTCGATCGACGGCATGACCGCCGAGGCCTTCGAATTCCCCGGCGGCTTCCTGCCGCGGGTGGCGACGCGTATCGTCAACGAGGTGCGCGGCGTGAACCGGGTGACCTACGACTATACCAGCAAGCCGCCCGGCACGATCGAGTGGGAATGA